In Halarcobacter mediterraneus, the following proteins share a genomic window:
- the upp gene encoding uracil phosphoribosyltransferase, with product MYKESTNVVVKHLVNRLRDVRTASNEFRLTIEELSRIIASEALSDFETVTQNINTWQGSLDVEMLEVQKLVLVPILRAGEPMLTGILKTLPYARSGFLAMKRDEKTALSKLFYENIPPLEDKTVLLLDPMIATGGSLIDAITYLKEKGAKRIISLNILGAPEGIKAVQEAHKDVDIYIAQIDERLDDNKYIRPGLGDAGDRAFNTNS from the coding sequence ATGTATAAAGAAAGTACAAATGTAGTTGTAAAACATCTAGTAAATAGACTAAGAGATGTAAGAACTGCCTCTAATGAATTTAGACTTACAATTGAAGAATTATCAAGAATTATTGCGTCAGAAGCTTTAAGTGATTTTGAAACAGTTACACAAAATATAAATACTTGGCAAGGTTCTTTAGATGTAGAAATGCTTGAAGTACAAAAATTAGTTTTAGTTCCAATTTTAAGAGCAGGAGAACCTATGCTTACAGGTATTTTAAAAACTCTTCCTTATGCAAGAAGTGGTTTTTTAGCAATGAAAAGAGATGAAAAAACTGCCTTATCAAAACTTTTTTATGAAAATATTCCCCCTTTAGAAGATAAAACAGTTTTACTTTTAGATCCTATGATTGCAACTGGTGGGTCATTAATTGATGCAATTACTTATTTAAAAGAAAAAGGAGCAAAAAGAATTATTTCTTTAAATATTTTAGGTGCACCAGAAGGGATTAAAGCGGTACAAGAAGCTCATAAGGATGTTGATATTTATATTGCTCAAATAGATGAAAGACTTGATGATAATAAATATATTAGACCAGGTCTAGGAGATGCTGGGGATAGAGCTTTTAATACAAATTCTTAA
- a CDS encoding uracil-xanthine permease family protein: MKPTDYNFKVKDSILGIQFLFVAFGALVLVPILTGLDSNVALFTAGVGTLVFQFINKGAIPPIFLASSFAFIAPIAHGVKTWGIAATMSGLIAAGLLYVLLSFLIRLKGDAFLHRLLPPVVVGPVIVSIGLILSPVAVNMAMGKTGDGALELVPFDKAIVISMVALFTMVFISLLGKGIFKLVPILGGIIAGYITALFYGVIDFSTIHKAAWFAIPNFTAPEFNWQAIIFILPIAIAPAIEHIGDMLAISNVTKNDYLKKPGLKNTLLGDGLATSVASLFGGPPNTTYSEVTGAVTVTKAYNPAIMTWAAIFAILLAFVGKLGGLLATIPVPVMGGIMLLLFGIIASIGISTLVRANIDFNCPRNLVIVSMILVFSIGGMTFNFGGVPFSGIGLGAITGILLNLLLPQPRKDDHII, from the coding sequence ATGAAACCCACAGATTATAATTTTAAAGTTAAGGATTCTATTTTAGGTATACAATTTCTTTTTGTTGCCTTTGGTGCTTTGGTACTGGTTCCTATTTTAACAGGACTTGACTCAAATGTTGCATTATTTACAGCAGGAGTTGGTACTTTAGTTTTTCAATTTATTAATAAAGGAGCTATTCCTCCTATTTTTTTAGCTTCATCTTTTGCTTTTATTGCTCCTATAGCACATGGAGTTAAAACTTGGGGTATTGCAGCAACTATGTCAGGACTTATTGCTGCTGGTTTATTGTATGTATTATTAAGTTTCTTAATTAGACTAAAAGGAGACGCTTTTTTACATAGACTACTTCCTCCTGTTGTTGTTGGTCCTGTAATTGTTTCTATAGGTCTTATTCTTTCTCCTGTTGCAGTTAATATGGCAATGGGAAAAACAGGTGATGGAGCTTTAGAATTAGTACCTTTTGATAAAGCAATTGTTATTTCTATGGTAGCTTTATTTACAATGGTTTTTATATCTTTATTAGGGAAAGGAATTTTTAAATTGGTTCCTATTTTAGGTGGGATTATTGCAGGATATATTACAGCACTTTTTTATGGTGTAATTGATTTTTCAACTATTCACAAAGCTGCATGGTTTGCTATTCCTAATTTTACAGCACCAGAATTTAATTGGCAAGCAATTATTTTTATTTTACCAATTGCAATAGCTCCAGCAATTGAACATATTGGAGATATGTTAGCAATTTCAAATGTTACAAAAAATGATTATCTTAAAAAACCAGGATTAAAAAATACACTTTTAGGTGATGGTTTAGCTACTTCAGTTGCTTCTTTATTTGGTGGACCACCAAACACAACTTATTCTGAAGTTACAGGTGCAGTAACTGTGACAAAAGCTTATAATCCTGCTATTATGACTTGGGCTGCTATTTTTGCAATTTTATTAGCTTTTGTTGGAAAACTTGGTGGTTTATTAGCAACAATTCCAGTTCCTGTTATGGGTGGAATTATGCTTTTATTATTTGGTATTATAGCAAGTATTGGTATTTCAACTTTAGTTAGAGCTAATATAGATTTTAATTGTCCAAGAAATTTAGTTATTGTATCAATGATTTTAGTATTTTCTATTGGAGGAATGACATTTAATTTTGGTGGAGTTCCTTTTTCAGGAATTGGACTTGGAGCAATCACAGGTATTTTATTAAACTTACTTTTACCACAGCCTCGAAAAGATGATCATATTATATAG
- a CDS encoding YajQ family cyclic di-GMP-binding protein: MAKEHSFDISAKLDMSEMKNAVIQAQKEIDNRYDFKGIAKEIEFNQGAKTLTLVSSSDNKVEAMYDILISKMNKRGLSINSLEELKKEDSSGANRRYVYSIVDSIKADEAKQIQVEIKNLKLKIKAVNQGDEIRVTGKNIDDLQTIMKHLKSLDLKSPLVFDNFK; encoded by the coding sequence ATGGCAAAAGAACATAGTTTTGATATTTCTGCAAAACTTGATATGAGTGAAATGAAAAATGCAGTAATACAAGCACAAAAAGAGATAGATAATAGATATGATTTTAAAGGTATTGCTAAAGAAATAGAGTTTAATCAAGGTGCAAAAACTTTAACTCTAGTTAGTTCTAGTGATAACAAAGTTGAGGCTATGTATGATATTTTAATCTCAAAAATGAATAAAAGAGGTTTATCAATTAATTCTTTAGAAGAATTGAAAAAAGAGGATAGCTCTGGTGCAAATAGAAGATATGTATATTCTATTGTTGATTCAATAAAAGCTGATGAAGCTAAACAAATACAAGTTGAGATTAAAAATTTGAAATTAAAGATAAAAGCAGTAAATCAAGGTGATGAAATTAGAGTTACTGGAAAAAATATTGATGATTTACAAACAATAATGAAACATCTGAAATCGTTAGATTTGAAATCTCCTTTAGTTTTTGATAACTTTAAATAG
- a CDS encoding PAS domain S-box protein, with product MDEINKKCLKKITILYVEDDLLIQSQTKEILEKVVKKVFTATNGKEALSLFENNNIDIIITDITMPVMDGIILSKKIREENQEVPIIITSAHNNSDTFIKAIEIGISRFILKPLNIMDLIKIIDEFSENICNKKEKDNISNLLEQYKSIVDVNSIVSKTNKNGFITYVNQPFIDISGYSKEELIGSSHNIIRHPDNSKEIFVKMWDTILTKKEVWQGVLKNLAKNGKSYYVRSTIKPILDVDGNIIEFIAIRQDITPQEKTRKFLQKQNFEKISNLNDALKNQEQYENVINQINIVSRFNLQGKITYVNKRFCKLIEYKKEELIGQTFKMIRHEDTNIEISRQMWKTIKSGKSWSGKLINKSKTGKTFHLDAVISPIFNQNNEIYEFISVCHNITPIIELHKELEDTQREIIYRMGEIGETRSKETGNHVKRVAEYSKLLAKLYGLENSDIEILFMASPMHDIGKVGIPDEVLNKPGKLNEQEWEVMKEHSALGYNILKNSKREILKAAAIISYHHHEKWDGSGYPQRLKEEEIHIFGRITAVADVFDALGSDRCYKQAWELDRILELFKEQRAKHFEPKLVDLFFENLNDFLEIRDKYVD from the coding sequence GTGGATGAAATTAATAAAAAGTGTTTGAAAAAAATTACAATACTTTATGTGGAAGATGATTTACTTATTCAATCTCAGACTAAAGAAATTTTAGAAAAAGTTGTAAAAAAAGTTTTTACTGCAACTAATGGAAAAGAAGCTTTATCTCTTTTTGAAAATAATAATATTGATATTATTATTACTGATATTACTATGCCTGTAATGGATGGAATAATTCTTTCAAAAAAAATTAGAGAAGAAAACCAAGAAGTACCTATTATTATAACAAGTGCTCATAATAATAGTGATACTTTTATTAAAGCTATTGAAATAGGAATTAGTAGATTTATTTTAAAACCTTTAAATATAATGGATTTAATTAAAATAATAGATGAGTTTAGTGAAAATATTTGTAATAAAAAAGAAAAAGATAATATTAGCAATCTTCTAGAACAATATAAAAGTATTGTAGATGTAAATTCGATTGTTTCAAAAACAAATAAAAATGGTTTTATTACTTATGTGAATCAACCTTTTATAGATATTTCAGGGTATTCAAAAGAAGAATTAATTGGTTCTAGTCATAATATTATTAGGCATCCAGATAATTCAAAAGAGATATTTGTAAAAATGTGGGATACTATCTTGACTAAGAAAGAAGTCTGGCAAGGAGTTCTTAAAAATTTAGCAAAAAATGGTAAGTCCTATTATGTTCGATCTACAATAAAACCTATATTAGATGTTGATGGTAATATTATAGAATTTATTGCAATTAGACAAGATATTACTCCTCAAGAAAAAACAAGAAAGTTTTTACAAAAACAAAATTTTGAAAAGATATCAAATTTAAATGATGCTTTAAAAAATCAAGAACAATATGAAAATGTAATTAATCAAATAAATATCGTTTCAAGATTTAATCTTCAAGGAAAAATTACTTATGTAAATAAAAGATTTTGTAAATTGATAGAGTATAAAAAAGAAGAACTTATTGGTCAGACTTTCAAAATGATTAGACATGAAGATACTAATATAGAAATATCAAGGCAAATGTGGAAAACTATTAAAAGTGGTAAATCTTGGAGTGGAAAACTTATAAATAAATCTAAAACAGGGAAAACTTTCCATTTAGACGCTGTAATATCTCCTATTTTTAATCAAAATAATGAAATTTATGAATTTATTTCTGTTTGTCATAATATAACACCTATAATAGAACTTCATAAAGAGTTAGAAGATACCCAAAGAGAGATTATATATAGAATGGGAGAAATAGGAGAAACTCGTTCAAAAGAGACTGGTAATCACGTAAAAAGAGTAGCTGAATATTCAAAATTATTAGCTAAATTATATGGTTTAGAAAATTCTGATATAGAAATTCTTTTTATGGCTTCTCCTATGCATGATATAGGAAAAGTTGGTATTCCAGATGAAGTACTTAATAAGCCTGGAAAATTAAATGAACAAGAATGGGAGGTAATGAAAGAACACAGTGCTTTAGGTTATAATATTTTAAAAAATTCAAAAAGAGAAATATTAAAAGCAGCTGCAATTATCTCTTATCATCATCATGAAAAATGGGATGGAAGTGGATATCCCCAAAGATTAAAAGAAGAAGAGATTCATATATTTGGAAGAATAACAGCCGTTGCTGATGTTTTTGATGCCTTAGGTAGTGATAGATGTTATAAACAAGCTTGGGAGTTAGATAGAATTTTAGAATTGTTTAAAGAACAAAGAGCCAAGCATTTTGAACCAAAATTAGTAGATTTATTTTTTGAAAATTTAAATGACTTTTTAGAAATTAGAGATAAATATGTGGATTAA
- a CDS encoding response regulator transcription factor has product MKVLLLEDDLALNDLLNDHLNDQGFDVTLTTNGQEALEYLIDEVYDLAILDINTPIISGIEVLKTIRNDYKNQTPVIVLTAYQDMKHLRESFENGVDDYIRKPFDLEELDQRIKKLCKQFNIEQNSELFISEDIKFLPQSCELIFKNEIKQIAQKERDILNYFCSHRNRVISSEELLQNIWAYEEMPTEATIRVYIKNLREILGKDKIKTIRGIGYKFE; this is encoded by the coding sequence TTGAAAGTTTTACTTCTTGAAGATGATTTAGCATTAAATGATTTATTAAATGACCATCTAAATGACCAAGGTTTTGATGTTACTCTCACAACAAATGGTCAAGAAGCTTTAGAGTATCTAATTGATGAAGTTTATGATTTAGCAATTTTAGATATTAATACACCAATAATAAGTGGAATTGAAGTTTTAAAAACAATAAGAAATGATTATAAAAACCAAACACCAGTAATCGTACTAACAGCTTATCAAGATATGAAACATTTAAGAGAGTCTTTTGAAAATGGGGTTGATGATTATATTCGAAAACCTTTTGATTTAGAGGAATTAGATCAAAGAATAAAAAAACTTTGTAAACAGTTTAATATTGAGCAAAACAGTGAACTTTTTATTAGTGAGGATATAAAATTTTTACCTCAATCTTGTGAATTAATTTTTAAGAATGAAATAAAACAAATAGCACAAAAAGAAAGAGATATCTTAAACTATTTTTGTAGTCATAGAAATAGGGTTATTTCTAGTGAAGAGCTTTTACAAAATATTTGGGCTTATGAAGAGATGCCAACAGAAGCTACAATTAGAGTTTATATTAAAAACTTAAGAGAAATTTTAGGAAAAGATAAGATTAAAACAATAAGAGGTATAGGGTATAAATTTGAATAA
- a CDS encoding sensor histidine kinase has protein sequence MNKAERKALISFLSIYIGSAMLLLGILFYFYYQEEIKSLKTSCSMELKNASMKIRTDILNAYMHDKEYIPKEFNSAILRFALYDKDKKLLFSNLDEQDAVDLKKVFYEQAKQHFLIETINEAKIPIHYIVMQTCQGVRNMDNLKIYMSIAFILSSLFIGLIAFLLAKLLLKPVREKVIHMDNFIKDSAHELNTPISVLMTSVHMLKNGKNSEKMMRYILSSSKQISQIYNDIHFSAFNDIDESIDEILFLDEQIADSVEFFSDIAVTKKIQIESNLEKIKVKMDRTKAQKLVNNIISNAIKYSPLNSKIKVVLKDNIFTVQDFGIGISEEERKEIFKRYKRGKNIEGGFGIGLDIVNRICNFYSLKLDLKSKVDEGSTFSVDFSSIIFQ, from the coding sequence TTGAATAAAGCAGAAAGAAAAGCATTAATTAGTTTTTTATCAATTTATATTGGTTCTGCAATGTTACTTCTAGGGATATTATTTTATTTTTATTACCAAGAAGAGATTAAATCTTTAAAAACAAGTTGTAGTATGGAGTTGAAAAATGCTTCAATGAAAATAAGAACAGATATTTTAAATGCTTATATGCACGATAAAGAATATATTCCAAAAGAGTTTAATAGTGCAATTTTAAGGTTTGCTCTTTATGATAAGGATAAAAAACTGCTTTTTTCAAATTTAGATGAACAAGATGCTGTTGATTTAAAAAAAGTTTTTTATGAACAAGCAAAACAACATTTTTTAATAGAAACTATAAATGAAGCAAAAATACCAATTCATTATATTGTAATGCAAACTTGTCAAGGTGTTAGAAATATGGATAATCTAAAAATCTATATGAGTATTGCATTTATTTTAAGTTCACTTTTTATAGGATTAATTGCTTTTCTTCTAGCAAAATTATTATTAAAACCCGTAAGAGAAAAAGTAATTCATATGGATAATTTTATAAAAGATTCTGCCCATGAATTAAACACACCAATTTCTGTTTTAATGACTTCAGTTCATATGTTAAAAAATGGTAAAAACTCTGAAAAAATGATGAGATATATTTTAAGTAGTTCTAAACAAATCTCACAAATATATAATGATATTCATTTCTCAGCCTTTAATGATATTGATGAAAGTATAGATGAGATTCTTTTTTTAGATGAACAAATAGCTGATAGTGTAGAGTTTTTTTCTGATATTGCCGTTACAAAAAAAATACAAATTGAGTCAAATTTAGAAAAAATAAAAGTAAAAATGGATAGAACAAAAGCCCAAAAATTAGTAAATAATATAATTTCAAATGCTATAAAATATAGTCCTTTAAACTCAAAAATCAAAGTAGTTTTAAAAGATAATATTTTTACTGTACAAGATTTTGGAATAGGAATAAGTGAAGAGGAACGTAAAGAAATTTTCAAACGTTATAAAAGAGGAAAAAATATTGAAGGTGGCTTTGGTATAGGTTTAGATATTGTTAACAGAATTTGCAATTTTTATAGTTTGAAGTTAGATTTAAAATCAAAAGTAGACGAAGGGTCTACTTTTTCTGTAGATTTTTCCTCTATTATTTTCCAATAG
- a CDS encoding NUDIX domain-containing protein has protein sequence MNNKIEEFKTQKLENPKFVYPLRINYIQNGKRKTWEVVKNFDSVAILLYHEEKKSFLLVKQFRPAVYLNDDSKKCTYELCAGIVDKELSLAQIAKEEIDEECGFDVPLSSIEKITSFYTNVGVSGGCQHLYFAKIDESMKIHEGGGIHDEQIELMYLPIEQYKEFIFDESKAKTPGLMFAFMWYMEKLIKN, from the coding sequence ATGAATAATAAAATAGAAGAGTTTAAAACTCAAAAATTAGAAAATCCGAAATTTGTTTATCCCTTAAGAATAAATTATATTCAAAATGGAAAAAGAAAAACTTGGGAAGTTGTAAAAAATTTTGATTCTGTTGCAATTTTACTTTATCATGAAGAAAAAAAATCTTTTTTATTAGTTAAACAATTTCGTCCTGCTGTTTATTTAAATGATGATAGTAAAAAGTGTACCTATGAATTATGTGCAGGAATTGTTGATAAAGAACTAAGCTTAGCACAAATAGCAAAAGAAGAGATTGATGAAGAGTGTGGTTTTGATGTTCCTTTATCAAGTATAGAAAAGATAACCTCATTTTATACAAATGTTGGGGTTAGTGGTGGCTGTCAGCATCTTTACTTTGCAAAAATAGATGAGAGTATGAAAATTCATGAAGGTGGAGGAATACATGATGAACAAATTGAACTTATGTATTTACCTATTGAACAGTATAAGGAGTTTATTTTTGATGAATCAAAAGCAAAAACACCTGGCTTGATGTTTGCTTTTATGTGGTATATGGAAAAGTTGATAAAAAATTAA
- a CDS encoding iron-containing alcohol dehydrogenase, with the protein MEFSFHNPTGIEFGKGKIKEIANLIPKDNKVLVVYGGGSIKNNGAYEQVVEALKDHKWLEFGGVEVNPTVETMNKAVELVKAEGVDFILAVGGGSVIDGSKYLAAASLYDGDGWDFLDGSKEVEKALPLGVVLTLAATGSESNNLTVVSRKTTDEKRMYFSDHSYPRFAVLDPSFMGTLSDRQLGNGLVDAFVHISEQYLTKTNDLLVNDGYAETLYKGLVTLADRWDERRTLWWQENLMHICNQALNFQLANGVCQDWSTHIIGHELTAFYGLDHARSLAVILPHLIREMIDEKQDKLAQFGKNVFGIENDNEAVIQKMENIFESVGLPTKLNAYDIDDKVVENVHNAFKSHGYLEIGENGTVTLDKVEKIINRSIAA; encoded by the coding sequence ATGGAATTTTCTTTTCATAACCCTACAGGAATAGAATTTGGAAAAGGCAAAATAAAAGAGATTGCGAACTTAATTCCAAAAGATAATAAAGTATTAGTAGTTTATGGTGGTGGTTCAATTAAAAACAATGGTGCATATGAACAAGTAGTTGAAGCATTAAAAGATCATAAATGGTTAGAATTTGGTGGAGTTGAAGTTAACCCTACAGTTGAAACTATGAATAAAGCAGTTGAACTTGTAAAAGCTGAAGGTGTAGATTTTATTTTAGCTGTTGGTGGTGGTTCTGTTATTGATGGTTCTAAATATTTAGCAGCTGCATCATTATATGATGGAGATGGTTGGGATTTCTTAGATGGTTCTAAAGAAGTTGAGAAAGCACTTCCTCTTGGAGTTGTTTTAACTCTTGCTGCAACTGGTTCTGAATCAAATAATTTAACAGTTGTATCTAGAAAAACTACTGATGAAAAAAGAATGTATTTTTCAGATCACTCTTACCCAAGATTTGCTGTACTTGACCCATCATTTATGGGAACATTAAGTGATAGACAACTTGGAAATGGTTTAGTTGATGCCTTCGTTCACATCTCTGAGCAATACTTAACAAAAACAAATGATTTATTAGTAAATGATGGTTATGCTGAAACTTTATATAAAGGTTTAGTAACTCTTGCTGATAGATGGGATGAAAGAAGAACATTATGGTGGCAAGAAAATTTAATGCATATCTGTAATCAAGCATTAAACTTCCAATTAGCAAATGGTGTTTGTCAAGACTGGTCAACTCATATTATTGGACATGAATTAACAGCATTCTATGGACTTGATCACGCAAGATCACTTGCAGTTATCTTACCTCACTTAATTAGAGAAATGATTGATGAAAAACAAGATAAATTAGCACAATTTGGTAAAAATGTATTTGGAATTGAAAATGATAATGAAGCAGTAATTCAAAAAATGGAAAATATATTTGAATCTGTTGGATTACCAACTAAATTAAATGCTTATGATATTGATGATAAAGTAGTTGAAAATGTTCATAATGCATTTAAATCTCATGGTTATTTAGAAATTGGAGAAAATGGAACTGTTACTTTAGATAAAGTTGAAAAAATTATAAACAGATCTATTGCAGCGTAA
- a CDS encoding AraC family transcriptional regulator — MKKSIIENREILNMPDGVHDTNLPSIKIFKTETYEPKSPLIYDVCLILVLQGKKIANLANNSFTFDCDNYLVVPTTLPLECETYATKEDPFICLLVSLDREIMYDIIEKLCTREFNSENKSSFGIFSDKVTNEIENITSKLLDILESKEESNILANGVLTELFYRIAIGKNAKMLHKMFLEENSESKIAKALKIIHDNYKENHDMETLARVCDMSVSSFHNHFKKITSHTPLQYIKKIRLSKAKEFLTKYDYKVVAVANELGYDNPSHFSRDFKSYFGYSPKEAKASS, encoded by the coding sequence ATGAAAAAAAGTATTATAGAAAATAGAGAAATATTAAATATGCCAGATGGTGTTCATGATACAAATTTACCAAGTATTAAAATCTTTAAAACAGAAACTTATGAACCTAAAAGTCCCCTAATTTATGATGTTTGTCTTATCCTTGTATTACAAGGTAAAAAAATTGCAAATCTAGCAAATAACAGTTTTACATTTGATTGTGACAATTATCTTGTTGTTCCTACGACACTTCCTTTAGAGTGTGAAACTTATGCTACTAAAGAAGACCCATTTATTTGTCTTTTAGTATCACTTGATAGAGAAATTATGTATGATATTATAGAAAAATTATGTACAAGAGAATTTAACAGTGAAAATAAGAGTAGTTTTGGTATTTTTTCAGATAAAGTTACAAATGAAATAGAAAATATTACTTCAAAACTTTTAGATATTTTAGAATCAAAAGAAGAATCAAATATTTTGGCAAATGGTGTTTTAACAGAATTATTTTATAGAATAGCCATAGGTAAAAATGCAAAAATGCTTCATAAAATGTTTTTAGAGGAAAATAGTGAATCAAAAATTGCAAAAGCTTTAAAAATAATCCATGATAATTATAAAGAGAACCATGATATGGAAACTCTTGCTAGAGTTTGTGATATGAGTGTTTCATCTTTTCATAATCATTTTAAAAAAATAACTTCTCATACTCCTTTACAATATATAAAAAAAATTAGACTTTCTAAAGCAAAAGAGTTTTTGACAAAATATGATTACAAAGTTGTAGCTGTAGCAAATGAGTTAGGTTATGATAATCCTTCACACTTTAGTAGAGATTTTAAAAGTTATTTTGGATATTCACCAAAAGAGGCAAAAGCCTCTTCTTAG